The sequence gcaggcattcgcagtacccaagagggtttcataaccccttacatttaaagatcaatgttgaaatttgcattaagcatgtatttagctactgctaaaaatccaaaaattaaaggcccaaggcctgaagcatccatgaggcaagtagttcctgaaagacacaggatgagtcaggagcaggcatttgcagtacccaagagggtttcataaccctaattgataacccatgagggtttcataaccataattgttaagtgttggtgtagcagcatggtcaatctactatgagggatctggcattggtggctttaaatcctggctgatccatccctgattcatcttgacaaaggtcagtctctccacatttttcgtggacagacgagttcgccttggggtgactatggccccggccgcactaaacacccgctctattggcacactactggccgggcagtacagcttttccagggcaaactctgctagttgcggccataaatcaagttttgctacccagaagtccagcggatcttcaatgtttgttggcatggccatgtcaaggtatgccaccacctgctggttcaggtcctgctccatgtctacctactgctgatgagttgcttcactatgcgggtgaagaaagctactcatcagtgactgtagactcatgctgctgctgatggagctggtactgttcctaccacccctcccctccccagcagccaaggcagtgaaaggtgagcgtagagggccccctgagtcagacctgcgagtggatggacaatgtcgccgataggcattggccaactgactacgtaggatctctctgtagtaggtcagtttgtcctccctcagtgggtgtaaaaaaggcccccattctgggacggtagcgagggtccaataaggtggagagccagaattcatcccgctgacgaattttgacaatttgggggtcactacgcaagcaactgagcatgcatcgtgccatttgcgccagtgactcggagggactacctgcctctatctccactgcatactgccacgtggtatctggatcctctgtctcgccttcctcataaccctctagctcctctggctgctcctgctcctcctctcctgtccactgggtgatgcagcaggctggaccactacatcggagctatggatctcccaggccgctttatgcttgcgaagcatgtgttgacgcagggccgtggtgccgacattgggaccctggccacgcttcaccttctgctgacatatattgcatgaacctcctccggatgcctgatgaaaaactgtcacaccaccgagtagctgattttcccacctacagtccgcattgattgactgctactggcgccgactccaggaacccctgcttCACTACCTtctggaaggtaggctgccgcgatgcaggtggtctcccccgggcacgtttggctccagaatttccactcctgccaccatgctgactgccaaccgtgctaccaccttgctggctcagctgctgcctcaagggcaacttgtaactctcttctcctgatgataatgaagccccttctgcacccggctcgaTATTGggatcggcttcattatcatcaacagGTTTCTGCATTTCACTGATGTCCtcatcaggttccccaacagtgtctgcttcaggactctgaaccctggcaacactgcctcccacgtcactctccgcatcactacttggccgcttgGCGGAGCAAGTGGCACATGTCTCATTCCCTTCtctgctgggcagtagctgctgactgtcctctattagattatcctcagtgaatagtggagctgaaaccacagcataagatacttctctaggagagggaacagcataggacaaaggcaatgggaggacagggacattgactgctcccgggccatgtcaactgagggttgtgtctgaggaaccccccgactgttgactgggggtgtcagatgtcacttgtgatgaaatggatgagcatgttaaccaatcaacgacggcagatgggttgctggtcgagacacgaccgctggctgataacgggagctcaggcctctcgctgcgactcctgctgccactcccccccagtctgctgccaactctgcctgaagtatttaggcctctgccactcctctgtgcacgtcctggcacttctctgcctgacatacttagtgtgcatATGAGGgaattacaatacgcttcactactctttaaacagtatttgtctagaacagcagcaggtgattacttttggctgtcctttcacagtatgtaggcccttgagagattaacaggtacaaaatggtacaataattagatgtacgtatgcggtatgcactgatgagggcagaaaaatgcgctacaatgagccgaaaaactctgtaatttttgtaaaacaccagcagttgaatactattgtttggactttcacagtatgtagacccttgacagattaacaggtacaaaatggtacactacttggatgtatgtatgcagtatgcactgatgagggcagaaaaatgtgcaacaatacgcaaaaaaaatctgtatttttgtaaaacaccagccggtgagtactattgtttggactttcacagtatgtaggcccttgacagattaacaggtacaaaccgGTACACTACttgaatgtacctatgcggtatgcactgatgagggcagaaaaaatgctcTACAATGAGCCGAAAaagtctgtaatttttgtaaaacaccagccggtgagtactattgtttggactttcacagtagataggcccttgacagattaacaggtacaaaatggtacactacttggatgtacatatgcagtatgcactgatgagggcagaaaaatgcgcaacaataagcagaaaaaatctgtatttttgtaagacACCAGCAGGTGGTTTCTTTTGctaggactttccctgtatctataCTTGTTACAGTTACAAAAAAGTAGACTGTTCTTTTCTTTCCTacatgttcaggatgctcttcctggccagatgATGCTCCTGTAAGCCTAAGTAAATGCACATATCCAGAAAGGTTACTCTTAGTAAGTTTTATCTAGGAAGAGTTCTAGGGATAAGAAGCACAAAGTCctaagacaaaaagaaaaaactccagCTCACCGGTAAGTATGCAGTTCACAGGTGGAAGGTGTGTTCAGGCAGGGAGCACGAGAAACCCTTTCAATGCTGCATACTTCAATATTGACGTATGCGGCATTGAAAGGGTTTCCCCTCCTCAACGAGGTGGAGATTGGTCCTGTCTATTGTTAAAACGCGAGACTTATTGGATTCTCATGCTGGAAACTAGATTTCCAGCAGGGATGAATTACAGAAATGATCTGGCAAATATCTATTGATAACGATGTTCTCTGTTCATATGAGGGATTGAGGAATAATTTCCTAATGGCTCTGTATGTTTTGCGGCTTATAGTGGacgtgagattttaactcaccatACACGTTTGATTTTTGTTTGCACCTTTtttacctttttctatttttaaaagaaattttCTACTTCCAAGTGGAGCTGGAGCCTCTAGGGATAAGAGTGTgcagccaatagaccctagtagctaggtaTTGGTCAGAGAGCCACAGGCAAGCCAATACAAAACCCAGTGTATAAAACAGGTAATCAAAGGttggtataaataaaataaaggtgaGATAATTGTTGTTCTTGCATGTAGAAgcatttaatggggtattccaggccaaaacttttttttatatatcaactggctccggaaagttaaacagatttgtaaattaccgtatttattggcgtataacacgcactttttaggctaaaatttttagcctaaagtctacctgcgtgttatacgccgataagccgctgcagttcaatgatttaaagcgggcgctttaaatcaatgaactgcagcggctttgcaggtgcagagaccgccagcgctgccggcttctctgcccctgcctgccgggtctagagccctgctgccgggccttctctccccctgactatcaatGCCGGCCCATTGCCGGCCCCGATAgctggggggagagaagcggcgccggcaatggggcagcggcgccgacagacagggggagagaaggggcagcggcacccattgccggcgccgcttccccgttgcctcccccatccccggttgcataattacctgttgccagggtcgggtcctcgctgcttcaggcctccggtgtgcgtcccctgcgtcgttgctatgcgctgcacggcactcatcattgcgccgcaccatgcagtgcatagcaacgacgcatgggacgcacaccggaggcctgaagcagcgcagacccgaccccggcaacaggtaattatgcaaccggggatgggggaggcaacggggcagcggcgctggcaataggtgccgctgccccttctctccccctggctatcggcgccgctgcccctattgccggcgccgcttctctccccctggctatcggcgccggcaatggggcgccggcaccgatagtcagggggagagaacgggcagtggcgccaatagccagagggagaaaagcggcggcagcagggctctagacccgaggaaaggcagggggagagaagcgggcagcgacggcctctctccccctgcctttcctgggggtgtatcggggtatacgcatgcatacacacacaccctcattttacctaggatatttgggtaaaaaactttttttacccaaatatccttggtaaaatgagggtgcgtgttatatgccggttcgtggtataccccgataaatacggtacttctattaaaaaatcgtattccttccaaaagttattaggttctgaagttgagttgctgtttcctgtctaactgctttctgattatgtcacgtcccgggagctgtgaatgatgggaaaatatccccataggagctgcacagctcttgggacgtgtcatcagaaagcagttagacagaaaacagcaactcaacttcagaagctaataaccattggaaggattaagattttttaatagaagtaatttacaaatctgttaaaatttccagagccagttgatatataaaaaaaaaaagttttggcctggaatacccctttaactcattatACATACTTCTGGTGAAAGTCAATtgtcagtaaaaagaaaaaaattataataaataactaATACAGTGTTATTCAGCACTTAAACTCATTAGTCAGCACTAAACATACCCCTACATTCAGTGGAACAGCATACAGCAAAAATCAAAGCTTATTTActacaaagtcccagccaacccGTGAGGAGACTAAATCCCGGTCttcctgtaaagactgtttgttattcatcatgcataaaatctgcagtaaagttatttcaagtgtattacaattccggctgtggacaatcctttattcctccctatcgttcttgggacaggtggcggtaggacatttATAACTAGAGGAagccccccaccctggcgtcacgacaatcaagaGTTAAACCTATACCCAGCAACACTAcattgcaacacccctgttctccCTTCATCCCCGAGCACCACATGTATCTCTTTTATAAACCTATTATACCTCTGTACAAAACAAATCTATGATAGGTCAGTGCGCCTGAGCTCGAAGGATGAGGAAAATTCATGGAAAATGTTTCTCATATTTTATTTGCTTTGTGGTATAAAAGAAATCTATGACACATAAAGCTAGATCATAATTTTTATTCTAGggagaagagaaaaaaacacaaatcgcATCAAGAAAAGTGCAGACAGTCCAGTGTAATGTATTTACCTTTATTACACTGTTGGTATAATGCAAATAACCAGAAGCCTCGAAATACACCATGATGTGTAGTGAAATTCATATTCAATCATAGCAAAGCCTATTGTGTGTCTTAGTACATGTCTGCCTATCATTATGTGTAAGCCGTGAATATTCAGAAGTATAAGGAACAGTAAATATGGAGCCTGGAGACATTTCTTCTACTAATTCGTAATAGCTCCATAATGCTGCACTGAATCcttttacattatatattatataaagatTAGAGATTTTTTTATTCATACATATCAGAGGATTTATTCTGCAGTATATATTGGGAAATCTTAGGCATGAATACAATCTAAGCAGAGTCTAAGTCTGAGTTCACACATCGTAAAATGACATTGGAATTACAACAGTGTGCACTGATGCCTCCTATTCTGAAGACATTTATAAAGTACAATATTACATGAAAAATATAGCCATTTTTTACCCCCATTTTATGGCTGTATTTTTCATGTGATTTTATACTCTACTCAATATCTACTTCTTGTGAGCTGCAATGAATATGAGAGTCTTATAGTCAGTAAGGTCACTCACAGCCGTTCTCTTCTTAATATTACAGTAATTTATAACAAATCCTTCTCCAACTAGAGCTTTCCTGGCAAAATCCTCATCATATGTGAAAGCATGGAGCCTGTCTTTCCCGACTGTGTAATATGTCATATCTAAACTTCCAATTAATATGAGATGTCCTCCAGGTTTTAGTAACCCTGAGAACTTCCTGAGATATCTTATATAATCATCTTGATTTTTACTGATCTCTTCTAGGAGCCAACCGCTAATGATACAATCTGCTGGTGGTAAGACTATCGGATCCGTAATATTTTCTTTCGCAAAGTCACATTTCATCACATGTTGAACGGCCGATCTCACTTTCTCTTCTTTGTCCTGTAACTGGTCACTAAAAGATATGAAAACATATAGACAGTCCACATCCGTTATATCAGGATAAAAGCTTAGTAGTtaatattggaattttttttaattaaaacttAAAGGCTGTTGAAGATGATggacatttgtcttttttttaccgTACTATGTAACTTTGGTATACTAAGTATAAATCTTATAGAACTGAGCAGCTGACAAATTTAAATCTTCTGCCACAGAAGGTGTGAGCTCTGGCACCGCAGCTTATTGGCTCAGCGCTCCCATCTCCTGATAAGGTGAGATAGAGTGACAAACGGCACAGCGAAGTGCAGGACTATCATCAAGATGACAAGAGACACCATGGACTACACAAAGGAAGGAGGCGGTGCTGTAGCCCAGACAGGTGTCATAAAGTGTCAAAAAGCTATACAGCTTAAAGAAAAtgtggtcatcctgttcacccatactaaacccaatacattgggttatagtgcgggtgaacaggagaccaatgtggggtctctgactaatatacatacctgcagacCGGTGcctggtccctctgaagatcttcATCTATCTTCCCTGAATTGCGCGCTAGAGGTGGGCTCACTggctgaatttgaatattcatggtcactGGTCAAGTGATGGCTTGTGCCTACTGagagctcacgtgaccagcgatcAATAATATTCAAATTCAGCCAGCGGGCCtgcctccagcgtgcaattcagGGAAGATAGATGAGGATCTTAAGAGGAACCGGGCGCCCGAcagaaggtatatatatatatataagtcagagaccctgcatcggtctcctgttcccccgcactataacccgatgtattgggtttagtgtgggtgaacaggatgacagttttcctttaaccccaccaggaccaagAGCGAACAGAAACGCTCTTGTGTcctggaacttaaaggggtactccagtggccccttaacaacgcaggacataaatgtacatcctggtgagctggtacttaacgcaccaggacgtacatttacattctattcataaccgcgagcatcagagcgatgctcgcgtcatttgcggcaggtcccggctgctgacagggacctgccggtaatggcggacatccgcaatcgtgcagatgtttgccattaacccctcagatgccgtgatcaatactgctgacggcatctgcagcattgtggacactaaaatggatgatcggatcgctcgcagcgctgccacggagatccgatcatccagcatggaagctggaggtcccctcacctgcctccgctgccttccacgggtcttctgctctggtctgcaatcgagcagaccagagcagaagatgaccgataatactgatcagtgctatgtgttatgcacagcactgaacagtataagcaatcaaattattgctagaaatagtcccctatggggactattaaagtgtaaaaataaaagtaaaaaagttaaagggaaaAAATCCTCCCcctataaaaacataaattgtcccattttccctatttcacccccaaaaagtgtaaaaaaaaatattgtatatacatatttggtatcaccaaagggttagggttagggttgaactattaaaataaaatgttaatgatactgtacagtgaacggcgtgaacgtaaaaaaattaaagtcaaaaatagctgctttttttataacattttattccaaaaaaaagtgaataaaaaatgtatcaaaagttttatataagcaagtatggtatcaataaaaagtagagatcacagtgcaaaaaa is a genomic window of Hyla sarda isolate aHylSar1 chromosome 10, aHylSar1.hap1, whole genome shotgun sequence containing:
- the LOC130294159 gene encoding indolethylamine N-methyltransferase-like, which translates into the protein MDSSSHKIYHVHGYDSRQYLEDYFSDKPDMAFAEDSLIFPMENLIKTFAEGHMKGDVLIDLSAGPMVHHLYSACDFFRHIIVLKVTDRCILELKRWLDTRTGAFDWGHVTKLHVEKENKSDQLQDKEEKVRSAVQHVMKCDFAKENITDPIVLPPADCIISGWLLEEISKNQDDYIRYLRKFSGLLKPGGHLILIGSLDMTYYTVGKDRLHAFTYDEDFARKALVGEGFVINYCNIKKRTAVSDLTDYKTLIFIAAHKK